Within Eublepharis macularius isolate TG4126 chromosome 19, MPM_Emac_v1.0, whole genome shotgun sequence, the genomic segment aaaataaaaaaaattataaaaaaaaaaagaatgctatGGATTCacagggctttctttctttctttctttctttctttctttctttctttctttctttctttctttctttctttctttctttctttctttctttctttctttctttctttctttctttctttctttctttctttctttcttccaaattccaaTAGGAAGAGTCATCTGCTGGGTTCCTTCTAAGGAGATGTTCTCTAAAAGAGCAATAAGAGTTGGCGGCCTCCAGGtggctggctggagatctcacagaattgcAACTaaactccaggccacagaaatcagttcctctgcagaaaatggctgcttttgtggatggactgtatggtataatacccctctgaggtccttcccctctccagactccaccctctccaggctccaccctcaaatctttagaaatttcccaaccctacAGAGAGGCCAACATAGCTTGTTTTGAATGTCAGGCCAGCTTGAGCTGTTACATGAATCTAAAGTATAGTGGATTGGAGAAAAACAGCAGTACATGGGGAGGAAGTAGGCAACCAGATGTTTATGAAGTTTGCAGATAAAGAAAATACGGAAATATtagtttattttactttgttactCCTTCAGCTTTTCATGGGGAAGAGCAAAGTGCTATACACATTACTGGCAACCACTAGCGATCCCAGGTCCCGCGGTGGGGGAGggagatcccctgttcccaccctctgccctcgccaccactcatctggctggcatgggggaaaggtgaggaaataggcctcccgggcatgctcccagggtggcacgatAATgtcactagggttcccaggtgcccgccaatggcactaagtgatgtcatcgtgccagccACGGGAGTATCCCCaagcttcatttggggccaatttgggcccaaaagtGGCCGAATCAGAGccgtgtggagtgcaggagtgctcccacagctAGTGCAACAACattacggaagtgacatcacagctcaCCTGGAGTGGTCAcgtccagaagtgacgtcatcacaccgttGCCAGAGCGAGACctgcaaaaggtaagtgccaggtcccaacctTTCCagcaggaggatagagggacctagcaactctagatgtcactcctgggagtgacatcatcatgcagctgcaggagcactcccatgctttgcattgggacgatttgggccctaaatgggccaaattgagtcagtttggggcccaaattgtcccACTGTGAAATGTGGGAGAATGCCTGGGCCCTACTtgaggatgtcacttcctggaagtgatgttatcatgctgccctggaagcactcctgcacttcatgtGCATCCAAAGACATCGCAAAAGGTGAAtgctgggtccccccctcccatcaggggtTAAGAGGACCGGGCAACCCTACCAACCACTGAAAATCTTGCTCAACAATGTCAGTCCCCAACTTCTGAGGCTGAAAATACAACTGCATTGTAAAAGAAGGAAGGTGGAACTCAGGTCAGAATTTATACACAAGCTACATAAGCTACAGTTTAGGGTCTTAGGATATATGGGAGccactaaattaaaaaaaaaaagtaaaaatgacAATTTGTGGATAATGCTCTGTGGCCTTTTAAACATGACATTGCTTAGGACCTCAGCATGTCTTAATCCAGCCCTGGCTGTGATCTTTCTATGGGGCCATCCTTTAGTTTAGAAAATGGTAAAGGATGAATTTGAAGCTGGTTTGTTCACACCAATATCCGCACATGCGGATTCAACGTTTAACCAGATGTTGCTTAAACGCTTCCATAGGTATGTTCAGAGTcagaaggaagagaaggaggagaaaaacaggatatCTGGAAGCAGAAATTTGTGCCCAATAACAATTTCTTTTACTGTGACTGTAAATCATAGTAATAATTTGGGAAGAGTCAACTTCATCAGAGTGTCCAAAAgaaatgactagagatgggcacgaaccgaaatatgaaccaaaatgaagcacgaaccaggccagtttgtggttcgtgaaccacggttcgtaagatcccatttctgacgacagcctggtgccaatcaatcagtttcctaggcaacagtggatggacttcctgcagaacttctgctgacccagaagtgaacttctgctggcctggaagtaaccgtctgctggcccggaagtgatgattttctgacctggatgtgatgttttcatgaaccaaatgaaccggttcgtgaaccaggggcaggttcgtgaacgttcgtggttcgtggaatttgacgaaccacgaaccacatggttcggtgtttttctggttcgtgcccatctctagaaatgACCCATCAAGAGGACTCGTCCTcatcttcatcctcctcctcctcctctttgttgcttctctttttcctttttttctttttcagcttgtACTTAAGCCTACGGAGGGGATCCGTGATGCTCCTCCAAGCCTCATTGTCAGAATCTTGTGCCAAAAGGAAATTCCTGTCCACCAGATCGGCTGCCTCCTGCCAGTTCTGGAAGCAAGTTGTACCCATCTGCTTGATCTCCTCTACCGCGTTGGCACTGATGACCTCTCCATTTGGCTTCAATACCACCACAACTGGGGGGTCCTTCACAGAAAATCGTAATTCCAGTTCCCTAGGAAACAATAAAGAATGAAAGATTCATCTCCAGAGAATGAAAAGAACATCAATGCTGGCTGGAGTCTGAGGAGAGGTATGACAGAGAGATGAAGGATCATTTGGTGTTCATTTGTTTTCTTTGTCTCGGGATGGAATGACAGATTACACTTCTCAAATGGAAGATGCTGAAAATGGAATGAACCTGTGGAATTCTCCTCCTCTCCTACATAATGTGTAGAATCATTTACTCTGTATTGCCCTGCCTCCATCACAACAACAACTTAGGGTCACTCTACAccttacttcttttatgagtttttCATGGAACCAGCCAGTGCTCCcaccagggccgtattaacccatggccgagcccctaggctttcaggtatttcaggccccctccagcacttcagtctttcaccccactacagatgacagcctgaccctgatactagggttgccagcctccaggtggtggctggagctctcctggaattacaacgaaTCTCCAGgtgaccgagatcagttcccctggagactgAATTGTGATGGAGGCAGGGGAGGTCAATATAAGTGAATTCACTTATACAAGTGAATTCCTGGAGCTGATATGTACACGTATTGCTACGGCACAGAGTGTAAAGTGCCTTTAACTATTGGAGTCCTAGGGtgcaggtaacagtgcctcagcaaaaaaaattgacaggcccctagtccctgtggggcccctaggcttcagcctagttagccttatgaataatatggccctggcctaggcttcggcctagtcagccttatatagggttgccaggtccaggttgggaaattcctggagattttgggggtggagcctggagagagcaagatttggggagtggagaggcctcagaatggtataatgtcatagagtcccccctccaaagcagccattttctccaggggaactgatttctgtcacctggagatcagttgtaattccggaaaaCTCGGAACAGTcatacaccctcagcctaaccttcctcactgggttattgtgaggatcaaagaaggcaaggagaatgatgcaagtcgCCTTGGGTCACCATGGGACagaaaaggtgaggtataaataaagtaaataaatacaaaataaacttCTTGTTGAACTCTTACTGTTGGGTTTCTCTTATCCCAGTAATCAAAGTTTGCCATTGCTGAACAAACCTATCTTCCatatttgtcccccccccccaatttatttatatgcagtgggttggatcctgccagcttttccactagtgaaaaaggaaggaggaggtCACCTTCGACTACCAAAAAGGCTTTGCTGGGAACTATGAGTTTTGCATGGAAAAAGCCACAAAGGAGctataataaggaggggaattgaATGAGAccgagtgaaaaagctggttggattcaatTCGGAAAGTTTGTCCATTAACATCATGAACaacattttttaatgttgttctgaagaagtgtgctatgactcatgaaagctcataccctaccacaaattttgttagccttatgggtgctactggactcttgctcttttctacatttttttaaaaaagtcatttaTCTATCTTGGGTAAACCTGACTGTTTTCACAATTGACCCAATTGCATTCTTTCAGCTGTCAATAAGTACATTAAATTACTTTGTTTACCTTTTACACATCTAGGCGTTCCACCAGTTAAGGTAGAATTGATATATCATTGGATATATAAATTTGTATTATTAAAAAAGACCTCTCATTCTGGAATGAAGAAGAGGCATATACACCACCTAGCAATTGACATTCTGAAATTAGCAATGGAATAATATTGGAGTCAAAGCAGCAAAGGACTAACATTTTGAGCAGAAGCTGAAGCTGTAtatacaggactttttttcagcgggaatgtggtggaatggagttccagcacctcttaaaatggtcatatggccggtggccccacctcctgatctccagacagaggggagtttagattgccctccgtgctgcttggcgcAGCCatgtggccatgtgaccatttccactgatggcaatttaaactttaaaaaattccccccttgttccagctgacccaaagtgatgtcattgtgcggtcttgagttctaccacctcttttcccagaaaaaaagccctgtgtatgtgtgtgtgtgtgtatatatatattacattGCAAGCCGCCTTGAGGACCTTATGATtggaaagcagggtataagttatttatttacttaaaacatcTATATCCCACCTTAGCTTTTcagactcaaggtggctaacgAAGCAACTCCAGGTTGTGAGGACACCAAACATCATAGTCCAATCAACAAGATTTCTTATAAAGCAAGATTAAAGCCACACCAAAAGACCAGATTACAAGCATAAAAGCTCACaattaaaaagaaatacataTAAGGAAAACCACGCAAAATTAATATGATGAATAATAAACCAATGCATTTTGCATAGCAATGTCCCCGCACATAATAAGCAAAGCAAATTAAGGAAGTGTGGCCATAGTTGCTCAATTTTAATTGAGTCTTTGCTCTGTCCAAACTGTGAAATTCTTACTTTTTGAATTCATCCAGAAAGGGCAAGAACAGCCACCTCTTGGGCATTTTCTTCAGGAACTTGTCTTGCTTTTCTTCAGTCTCATCCAGAGACACATAAATCAGGACGAGCTGGGATGATCTCTCCACGTAAAATTCGTCTGTGAGTCTCACAAAAAACTCTTTCAGGATGGGTGCAAACTCTTGGCATCGAGGACATTCGCCAGAGCCAAAATACAAGAGAATCACCTTATTCTCCAGCGCTCGGATGAGCTGGCGCTCCACATCCAATTCATGGTTATCTTTGTTGTTCACAATCAGGGTTTTGTCAGTAAAAAGGGAAACCATCGCTTCAGCCTCAAGAAGGGTGTTGTTGAGCTAGAAGAATAGTAATTGAAATAATGTCCACAAACTTCttggacagtgcaatcctaagaatattttcctgagagtaagagCACTGATCAGACCTGcgtaagattctgagtagacttgcttaggattgctctcttagtaTTGCAAAGGAGACATAGTTGGAtagtgtagatttttttttaaaaaaattaatgattgGATCACATACATACAGCCAATTCAAAAAGCCACAGATCGGGAGCAGAAGATTGCAAAAGTACAATCTCTCTTAGGACAGAAGAATGCAGCTAAGAAcatttcttaaaaaataaaatttctgcAATTTACTCTTGCCCAAAAGTTAGCCCAGAGAGAAGGTGTCGCATAAAAGCCAGACTACAAAATCCTGGATTAAAATTCCTGCTAAGCTGTGAAGCTAGCTAAGAGACCTTGGATCGTCACTCTTTCATATCTGCGATGGCTGCTGTAAGGGCACAGAGAGTACTAGGAGGCAGTTGCCCGTACCAGCTTCTGTCACATGGTACTGGAGGCAAGGGGAAGATTAGACTGCAGCATGTATGCCCGCCACGGGCAAATGGTTCCTTGCTTGAATCAAAGGCGTCCCTTGAAGATCTCAATAAATAAAGGAGCATTGACAAGTCAATGACAGCGAATCAATGCTCATGGACTAGAAGGGTCTTGGGAAAATCCTAGCAAGGCAACCCACTCATTTTTCTGTACCTGACAGATGTTATCCAGCCTCTTCCAGGGATGGAACTTGACAATCTCGTTGCTAAAGGTACAAAGCATTCATGCGTTGATCCAGCTCATTTTGAAAAtatctccatgcccagaaggaagAGGCTAGGGTCTCCACACAGCTGGGTGCCTCACGTCCTCAGAGAGCAATCTTTTGATCATTGCCGGAGTCCAGTGGGGAACAGTCGCCAGTTTGCCTTCCATAGCTTGGATCACTTGTTTGAATAACCTTTCCTGCCAGGTTTCGCCTTCTTGCCTATTAATAGAATAAATAGCCGCAGCTTTAATCTTCTTAAAGTGGACCTTTGGAGGTAATATGGCCAATGCTGGCAAGGATTTGTTATCGACACTGACAGCTTCCTGAACTAGATGATCCTCGAAAAAAAGAGTGTTGCCGTCTTTGCTCTGCACTATGCTCTAGCAATTCTTGTTGCTGAACAGATGGAACAATCCATGGAACACTTGCCCCAAAGTCTGTGCTATGAGATTATGAGTGATGTGATTCTTGCAATGCAATAggactttataaaaaaaataatgtgaGACAAACAAAACACACACCTAAAGTTGTCTGGTTGTTTCGAGTATTGCTCTTCAAAGACATAAGTGCACATTAAATAAACTGTGCTCACATCATAGGATATGTGCCACATGAATCTATCTTCCAATGTATAAGCACATTTTTCAGAAACATCCTTTGCTCAGAGACTGACATGAATGTTACCATGTGATGCATGAAAGGTGATATACGTTTTAAGGACTTTTGTGTGCAAGAGTACAGGCAAGTATACACACAAAAAGGTACTGAATTATTAAAGGTACCAtagaatcagggctcatttcaagggggtaTGTGCAGGAACGcggttctggtagttccccaaagaggtcacatgtcaggtggtcctgcccacctgactcttggcccttttgggcccgtttcagcctggattggggccgaaatgtcccggattgggcctctgacgggtgatggatcactctcccactcagcagcggctcgatcctgaccattttgggcccctttttggccattttcagccccctttttgccattttgggcccaatttcagccctgaatggccaggattgggtccaaaacagccagtatgggtgatgtcagggggtgtggcatatgcaaatcagtgatgccaatgacacacttcaggtgatggcaaggggtgtggtatatgctaatgagttatgctaatgaggtatgctaatgagttcctccagctctttttctacaaaatgacccctgtatagaATAATATTCACACAACCACACAAAAGGACACTACATTATCTATAGAATTATAAAACACCAGCTAATTGCTGGtgtcacacgcacacacagagagagaatgaAATCTCATCTCCTGGGACAATGTTCAAAAACTTCTGGATAATCTGATGTTATCTGAATAAATGGCACTTATATAGATATTTGAGGAGGTTACCAGATCATGTCCTTTACTTTAAAGAATATTTAAAGTTTTCAAAATCATGTATCTGTATAGCAGCCAATTCTCCTCTTGCGTCTCACTTGAGAGAGAAGCCAGATAACCCCTCTGGCAATGCTTTGCAATTTCTGGGACCAAAGCCTCCATTCATTAACAGAGGGATAACGCTGTTAATCTGTTGTGCAAAAACAATGGAAAATCTTGCAGCCCTTGAACAACTAATAGATTTATTGCAGCTTAGGCTTTCTGATGAAGTAGGCAGTTGTTCatgaaatagagttgccagctctgctatgggaaattcctggcgatttggcgGCGGAgcctgagaaccaagctacaagtgacacctgacgcaggttggacacttgtcagcttccctcaagttttggcgggaaatgtaggcagcttggaggaatgttggacaagtgaccgttgaaaagtccattggacagcagttagagaaccaagctgcaagaccaggacatttacatttcccatcaaaacttgagggaagctgacaagtgttcaactagtgtcaggcgtcacttgtagcttggctctcagtatctTCACCCATATCACTTCTGTTAGGGAGTTAATTCTCCTAATGTTTCCTAGCTTATTTGACTCTATGCCATCTGATATTCGAAAGCAATAGTGTCATGAAAACTTACTAAGCGAGATATTTAGCAAAATATTTAATGCAACAATAAAAGTTATATCAAAATCATTTATATATAAATTGTGTGAATTATTTAGAGTGATATACATCAAGTCAATATTACAAGAATTACTCCCTTGTAGAGAATTTTTGCCTTCAAATTTGACTTGATATAtatcatgttttgatgggaaatgtaggtgtcctggtcttgtagtttggctctccatttaattgaagtttacagaaaccccacacacacccagcagaggggaagggggggcgccTGGCAaaagcccgatgcctgcactcccctcccaaccgcatgttctccctctcatagactgccgctctgtaaactttaattaaatggagagccaaactgcaagaccaggacgcctacatttcccatcaaaacttgagggaagctgacaagtgtccaacctgtgtcaggtgtcacttgtagcttggctctgagaagaatgaagtttgggaaggagatggaactcagcagggatttgATGCCCCAGTGTCCACCCtgtaaagctg encodes:
- the NXNL1 gene encoding nucleoredoxin-like protein 1, which encodes MVSLFTDKTLIVNNKDNHELDVERQLIRALENKVILLYFGSGECPRCQEFAPILKEFFVRLTDEFYVERSSQLVLIYVSLDETEEKQDKFLKKMPKRWLFLPFLDEFKKELELRFSVKDPPVVVVLKPNGEVISANAVEEIKQMGTTCFQNWQEAADLVDRNFLLAQDSDNEAWRSITDPLRRLKYKLKKKKRKKRSNKEEEEEDEDEDESS